In one Arachis duranensis cultivar V14167 chromosome 9, aradu.V14167.gnm2.J7QH, whole genome shotgun sequence genomic region, the following are encoded:
- the LOC107464283 gene encoding serine/threonine-protein phosphatase 7 long form homolog gives MEDEDRLYRLNGIAHVAGYLEEEPSRVITAVRQQQNMPLHDRIIPYLETAGLYHLARLNSQWFWVDEALLSAFIERWRPETYTFHMPFGECTNTLQDVAYQLGLPIDGAPVSGCLTEFENLMEHGRPAWVWFRELFGELPPQSKVKQMTVCYTWFHERFRVLPADATDETVRVYARAYILMLLSSQLFADKNANRVHLRWLPYLASLDDLGRYSWGSAALAWLYRCLCRGTNRNVVNLAGPLQLLQSWIFWRFPSLRPTGFDRFRFPLASRWAEFVPRNDAGAQRLVSARLALDRLRIHDVSDLFVCDSCTSFSYMSLPHQTLTVSMQFVWEPYSSADVVAVIHLEILADEHRRLWTAVTSLIYFAAIEWHQVDRVLPQFGGVQHLPDVALNIDWLHAKDGRGGDRWFPTYYQEWHQLWENRHQSAIWVDRVLDPGPSADYLDWWCRVAHRFLSPDVAFQDPRPVVLTEEARHRGSSQAPPRVHVYDRPDNRRVVRRCRIGTRTTDREWREFADRLEQDVPGAEAADAVDYRVPRRRGRRPPARPDRRGAPDGGPFEQGDGTCHVPAEDVVGSASGMGQPTFDVGSSSQLFGNVSPYGFAEFTTAAVGIEIADPVTESEFYRDIADMLRDDDDTHYRPQMPEEHAQFSAQQPQSHDVQPQLAVDLNEPAVSPSDPWFALGGTPASAFNAVPAHPTAPAADHRPRRVRRPPLCGTGGHLLSQFDDDDSDTIENSD, from the exons ATGGAGGATGAGGATCGCTTGTACCGACTTAATGGCATCGCTCACGTGGCAGGATATCTCGAGGAAGAG CCTAGTAGGGTTATTACCGCCGTTAGGCAGCAGCAGAATATGCCCTTACATGACCGGATTATACCGTATCTGGAGACTGCGGGCTTGTATCATCTTGCTAGGCTAAACAGTCAGTGGTTCTGGGTTGATGAGGCTCTCCTTAGCGCATTTATTGAGCGGTGGCGTCCGGAGACCTACACATTCCATATGCCGTTTGGTGAGTGCACCAATACTTTACAGGATGTTGCGTATCAGCTGGGTTTGCCGATTGATGGTGCACCCGTTAGTGGGTGCTTGACTGAGTTTGAGAATCTGATGGAACACGGTAGACCAGCATGGGTGTGGTTTCGGGAGTTGTTCGGGGAGTTACCTCCACAGAGTAAAGTCAAGCAGATGACAGTGTGCTACACATGGTTTCACGAGAGGTTCCGGGTTCTCCCTGCAGATGCTACTGATGAGACCGTGCGTGTATACGCACGTGCTTATATCCTGATGTTGTTGTCGTCTCAGCTGTTTGCGGACAAGAATGCAAACAGGGTACACCTTCGCTGGTTGCCTTATCTGGCATCATTGGACGACTTGGGCAGATATAGCTGGGGCTCCGCTGCACTAGCCTGGTTGTATAGGTGTCTTTGTCGTGGTACAAACAGGAACGTCGTTAACTTGGCTGGGCCGCTACAGCTACTACAgtcttggattttctggaggttTCCCAGTCTGAGGCCCACTGGTTTTGACCGGTTCCGGTTTCCTCTTGCTTCCAG GTGGGCCGAGTTTGTGCCGAGGAACGATGCAGGGGCACAGAGATTAGTTTCCGCACGCCTTGCACTGGATCGACTGCGTATCCACGATGTGAgtgatttatttgtttgtgaTAGTTGTACTAGTTTTTCTTACATGTCACTGCCTCATCAAACTCTTACTGTTTCTATGCAGTTTGTGTGGGAGCCTTATTCTTCTGCTGATGTTGTTGCTGTTATTCATCTGGAGATACTAGCTGACGAGCACCGACGGCTATGGACGGCCGTGACTAGCCTGATATATTTTGCTGCGATCGAGTGGCACCAGGTGGATAGGGTTCTACCCCAGTTCGGCGGTGTTCAGCATCTCCCAGATGTAGCTCTGAACATAGATTGGCTACATGCGAAGGATGGTAGGGGTGGGGACCGGTGGTTTCCTACATATTATCAGGAGTGGCACCAGCTTTGGGAGAATAGGCATCAGTCAGCCATATGGGTCGATCGAGTCCTCGACCCTGGTCCATCAGCAGATTACCTAGATTGGTGGTGCCGTGTGGCGCACAGGTTCCTATCCCCAGATGTAGCATTTCAGGATCCGAGGCCGGTTGTGTTGACTGAGGAGGCGCGTCACAGAGGGTCGTCCCAGGCACCTCCTAGAGTGCACGTTTATGACAGACCAGATAACAGACGAGTCGTTCGGCGTTGCCGTATAGGGACCCGGACCACCGATCGCGAGTGGAGGGAGTTTGCCGACCGTTTGGAGCAGGACGTTCCTGGAGCTGAGGCTGCGGATGCAGTGGACTACCGTGTTCCTCGACGTAGAGGCAGACGGCCACCTGCGCGGCCTGACCGTCGAGGTGCGCCTGATGGAGGACCTTTCGAGCAGGGGGACGGCACTTGTCACGTGCCCGCTGAGGATGTAGTTGGATCAGCATCAGGTATGGGTCAGCCGACGTTCGACGTGGGTTCTAGCTCTCAGCTGTTCGGGAACGTGAGCCCATATGGTTTTGCTGAGTTTACTACCGCGGCTGTGGGGATAGAGATTGCTGATCCTGTTACTGAGTCCGAGTTCTACAGAGACATAGCTGACATGCTTAGGGATGATGATGATACCCATTATAGGCCACAGATGCCTGAGGAGCATGCCCAGTTTAGTGCCCAGCAGCCACAGAGTCACGATGTTCAGCCTCAGTTAGCAGTTGACCTCAACGAGCCGGCAGTATCGCCGTCAGACCCATGGTTTGCGTTAGGAGGGACACCTGCCTCTGCTTTCAACGCGGTTCCCGCACACCCCACAGCACCAGCGGCAGATCACAGACCTAGGCGGGTGAGGCGTCCTCCTTTGTGTGGCACCGGAGGTCACTTGCTTAGCCAGTTCGACGATGATGACAGT
- the LOC110275603 gene encoding LOW QUALITY PROTEIN: disease resistance protein RPV1-like (The sequence of the model RefSeq protein was modified relative to this genomic sequence to represent the inferred CDS: deleted 1 base in 1 codon) yields the protein MVFVDPYYSSSSLISDDLKKYDVFISFRGEDTRENFTSHLHAALRRNQIETYIDNRLEKGEEVWTSLVQAIKDSIVLLVIFSEDYAASTWCLNEIVEIMECNKKNGGQHVIPVFYRVDPSHVRRQKGSYHAAFAMHEKSSKHSHEMLEKWKHALFQAANLSGFDSSTYGTESDLIEDIIQMIVLKLDHKHTSELRSPFIYDQNYACIESVLTHQGVYIKTIGIWGMGGIGKTTIAAAIFQEFSPKYQGSCFLANVREESSRHGLNYIFNRLLSELLHEHVHITTPKIVSSAILRRLRRKKVFIVLDDVNTSELLENLLGVGQDYLGVGSKVIVTTRDKHVLLSRSVDHIHEVTEMNDGNSIKLFSLNAFNRTHPPENEYWELSKRALAYARGNPLALKVLGSFLHSKTEKEWDNALIKLKRIPNADIQKVLRLSFNELDDTEKDIFLDIACFFKRQEKEKVQMILNECGFYADIGIRNLLDKALISIATNQSIQMHDLIQEMGHKIVCEESLKNPGKRSRVWQPDEVCDILKNDKGSTTIETIYLDLTRQTEICISSNAFRKMPNLRLLAFASNNGYGQKRVDYILSLPTNLELPNNLRYIQWDGCPLKSLSTTSWPSKLVELSMPYSDVENLWDGPQNFPSLEKIYLNGSKQMIECPDFSGAPNLNSIWLNACESLIQVHPSIFSLPKLDYLAVHGCKKLKSLSSNNFSSFLRAVVAYDCPNLEEFSIPISTNQSNIHVHLRSTSLKQLPSSIVHLKDLTNFSFPISDLLMDLPKKYTNQIMLSDPNNHACDSVATLRSILPSSIFRYLKQLKFDGCQSLTELPDSISLLSSLLFIILHNTNIMTFPESIKTLPRLKIVVICHCERLQLLPALPPSVHDFKAWDCKSLRTVSSSTEQLQRQHGTTFMFLNCVKLDEESYFTILKDAIIRMEIRAKAQQLSPRLEENRIEGCTVVDDGDGYVSECSCLVMAELFFVFKGWSAELYFVPKKECPDLGSGSQCTLITK from the exons ATGGTTTTTGTGGATCCTTATTATTCATCCTCTTCTCTAATTTCTGATGATCTCAAGAAATACGATGTGTTCATCAGTTTTAGAGGCGAGGACACCCGCGAAAACTTCACAAGCCATCTCCATGCAGCTTTGCGCCGAAACCAAATCGAAACTTACATAGACAACAGGCTTGAGAAAGGAGAAGAGGTTTGGACATCACTTGTCCAGGCCATCAAAGACTCCATTGTTCTCCTTGTTATCTTCTCAGAAGACTATGCTGCTTCGACGTGGTGCTTGAATGAGATCGTTGAGATCATGGAGTGCAACAAGAAGAATGGAGGACAACATGTTATTCCTGTGTTCTATAGAGTGGATCCTTCGCATGTTCGGAGGCAGAAGGGAAGCTATCATGCAGCGTTTGCCATGCATGAGAAGAGTTCTAAGCACTCTCATGAGATGTTGGAAAAGTGGAAGCATGCTCTCTTTCAAGCAGCAAATTTATCTGGCTTTGATTCAAGCACTTACGG GACTGAATCTGATCTTATTGAAGACATAATCCAAATGATTGTCCTGAAATTGGACCACAAACATACAAGTGAACTCAGAAGCCCTTTCATATATGACCAAAactatgcatgcattgaatctGTACTGACTCAC CAAGGGGTATATATTAAAACCATTGGGATTTGGGGCATGGGCGGCATTGGAAAAACCACTATTGCGGCTGCCATTTTTCAAGAGTTCTCTCCCAAGTACCAAGGTAGTTGTTTCTTGGCCAATGTAAGAGAAGAATCTTCAAGGCATGGCCTCAACTACATTTTCAATAGACTTCTTTCTGAGTTGCTGCACGAACATGTTCATATTACCACTCCAAAGATTGTGTCTTCTGCTATACTCCGTAGATTGAGGCGTAAGAAAGTTTTCATTGTACTAGATGATGTGAATACTTCTGAGCTTCTAGAAAATTTGCTTGGAGTGGGACAAGATTATCTTGGAGTTGGTAGCAAAGTTATTGTTACCACCAGAGATAAGCATGTTCTTCTGAGTAGATCAGTTGATCATATCCATGAAGTCACAGAAATGAATGATGGGAACTCTATCAAACTCTTTAGCTTGAATGCCTTCAATAGAACCCATCCTCCTGAAAATGAATACTGGGAGCTATCAAAAAGGGCACTTGCTTATGCCAGAGGAAATCCTTTAGCTTTGAAAGTTTTGGGGTCATTTCTTCATTCCAAAACTGAAAAGGAATGGGACAATGCATTGATAAAACTAAAGAGGATTCCTAATGCAGATATTCAGAAAGTGTTGAGGTTGAGTTTCAATGAATTGGATGATACAGAGAAAGATATATTCCTAGATATTGCATGCTTTTTCAAAAggcaagagaaagaaaaagtgcAAATGATATTAAACGAGTGTGGTTTCTACGCAGATATTGGAATAAGAAACCTTTTAGACAAGGCTCTTATATCAATAGCTACAAAtcaaagcatacaaatgcatgaCTTGATACAGGAAATGGGTCACAAAATTGTGTGCGAAGAATCTCTCAAGAACCCTGGAAAGCGGAGCAGAGTGTGGCAACCAGATGAAGTTTGCGACatattaaaaaatgataaa gGATCCACTACTATTGAAACTATATACTTGGATTTGACTCGGCAGACAGAAATATGTATAAGCTCCAATGCATTTAGAAAGATGCCAAACCTAAGGTTACTGGCTTTTGCTAGCAACAATGGTTATGGACAAAAGAGAGTTGATTATATATTGAGTCTTCCAACAAATCTGGAGTTGCCTAATAACTTGAGATATATCCAATGGGATGGATGTCCATTAAAATCTCTGTCAACCACTTCTTGGCCTAGCAAGCTTGTTGAACTCTCCATGCCATACAGTGATGTTGAAAATCTTTGGGATGGGCCacag AATTTTCCAAGTTTGGAGAAAATATATTTGAATGGCTCGAAACAAATGATAGAATGTCCAGATTTCTCAGGTGCCCCAAATCTAAATTCAATATGGCTGAATGCATGTGAAAGCTTGATTCAAGTTCATCCTTCTATTTTCTCCCTTCCAAAACTTGACTATTTAGCTGTGCACGGATGCAAAAAACTTAAGAGCCTTTCCAGCAACAATTTTTCATCGTTTCTTCGCGCAGTGGTTGCCTACGATTGCCCAAATCTGGAAGAATTCTCAATCCCAATTTCAACAAATCAGTCCAATATTCATGTCCATTTGAGGTCAACTTCCTTGAAACAACTACCATCATCAATTGTGCATCTTAAAGATCTTACAAACTTCTCATTTCCAATAAGTGATCTCCTTATGGATCTTCCTAAAAAGTACACCAATCAAATCATGCTTTCAGACCCTAATAATCATGCATGTGACTCAGTGGCCACCTTACGTTCAATCCTACCTAGCTCTATCTTCCGTTATCTAAAACAACTGAAATTTGATGGATGCCAAAGTTTAACCGAACTCCCAGATAGCATTTCTTTGTTATCATCATTGTTGTTCATAATCCTGCATAACACTAATATCATGACCTTTCCAGAAAGCATTAAAACTCTTCCACGGCTCAAGATTGTTGTGATCTGTCATTGTGAAAGGTTACAACTTTTGCCAGCGCTTCCACCTTCCGTTCATGACTTCAAGGCCTGGGACTGCAAATCTTTGAGGACAGTGTCAAGTTCCACAGAACAACTACAGAGACAGCACGGTACTACTTTTATGTTCCTAAACTGCGTGAAGTTGGATGAAGAGTCCTACTTTACCATTTTGAAAGATGCCATTATTAGGATGGAAATTAGGGCTAAAGCACAACAACTATCACCAAGATTAGAAGAAAACAGAATTGAAGGATGCACTGttgttgatgatggtgatggttATGTCAGTGAGTGTTCCTGCCTGGTTATGGCCGAGCTATTCTTCGTCTTTAAGGGTTGGTCGGCCGAGCTATACTTCGTTCCGAAGAAGGAGTGTCCCGACCTAGGGAGTGGATCACAATGCACCTTGATCACCAAATGA